A region of the Labeo rohita strain BAU-BD-2019 chromosome 5, IGBB_LRoh.1.0, whole genome shotgun sequence genome:
CAGCGGTCGGTCCTCTTACGGTCGTCACCACTTGCCCCTCTTGCTCCAGTCTTTAGGagtgaaatgcaaacatttGGGGTCGATACGGAGGTGCCGCTTCTGCATGGCCCGCTCGTGACCGTCCACTATGTCCTCTGATAAGGTGAGGATGTACTGACCCTGCAGGGAgacgaaaaaaaaacaagttgaaacaaaaatgtaaaaaaaacaatcaaataaataataaaccacCAAATGCAATGATCTGTTGAGTTTTACAATACGtttctgcacaaataaaattaataacagGGCTCCAGTTCAAATACAGgttgataaaaacaaaatgtttcacaaAATGATAAACCTcgcatttcagcctttaaaccATTTTGAGATCAAGATTATAAACAAgtgtattcatttaaaacacattattatgTCTATACCTTATTATTCTAACTGTTCGATTTTTAAAAGGCACATCAGCATCTTGTCGATCCACCAGTTAGCACTGACAACACTACATGTATGCTGCATGAAAATATGGTATTTAAGCACTATTTGACAGTCTGTTTCAATTCACCACACAAACAAAACTCCTCACTGTTTTCATGTTTCAACGTCAATGTCAGAGTTGCTTAGCATAAATGTGCACTACTGCAAACTGCTGAAACTAGAGCCTGTAGAATGAGAAACAGCACCATATTTTGACATTGAAAGTGCAGAGCTCACATTCATTCATTGAAAACACAGCTTTATGAAGCCATATCATGATACCTCTTTTTTTGTacccaaatttaagacctcttgaaatcataattaaatattttctcatAGCATTAACTGCATTGAAGACTTTTTTTATGACCTTACATGTGATACAGCTGAATTGAAGATGTTTTAAGGAGCCACAGGAGTCTGGGAAGTCTGAAAACAAGCATCGTAAGGATCATTTACCTTATAATAATTGATGAGGTTAAGGTACTGAAGAGTTGATATCACATCCTCTTTCTTGACACTGGTGATCTCACTGATTTCACTGAGAGAATCCACAAttgatataatattaaaaaacaaaacaagcttcATTAACACCAATCAACAAAAACGGAAATGGGTAAATCTCAGGAAGAAACTTTGGGTCATATTTGACCCCCAAAAATCACAAGAAAACTAGATTTTGCATAAAGAGGGCTGTGATCATCATTGCAGCGTTCTTTAtgagaataaaaacaaatgttcatCATtagattctcattactgtaataatcACAGGAATCATCAGTTGTagacaattttaataaaatctgcACAAACTAAAGGCAGTACAACAAATCTTACCATGACGTATGCTTACAATTTAATATGCCCTtgacaaaattcattttttacctTGCAGTACTGAAAATTGGGGTTGAGATGTACTAGTGTTGTCACAACACTGCAATTTCTAAGTTGGGTACAATGTCTTAAAATACACATGTATCCAAAACCATTTTTGATGCTACAggtaaaaggaaaaaaaagaaacaggcaCGATTCACTCAAATACGCTTTATGGTTCAGATGTTTGTCAATAAAACTGATAATGTGGTTAATCTAAAGAAAGATGTTAACACCTACTTGATGGTGATCTGTGGCCGTTCTCCATTCTCTGATTTGAGGTTCATGAGGATCTCCAGAATCGTCTGAGACCAGTACGAGCGGTAGGAGAGCAGACCCAGATCAGACAGAGGCTTCTCTGGAGTCCCCGTCTTTCCTTCCACTTTCGAGAGCTCATAACCTtacaaatgtgaacaaaaacCAAACATTCAGCTTTTATCATTTGAAAAAGTTGAACTTACACAACCCACTGCTTATTCTGAGACGGCAAGCAATCATTCTGAACgcacagtaaaaacaaaacattaatgaaaTGATTTCAAATCATTCTATGTGCCTCAGAAAAAAAGACTTAAATAACCATACAATTACTCACTGAACTCAATTAGTAGTTTGCCGTAGCCTCTTCTCTGGTAAGGTGGTAAAGTCAGAATGCAGGCCACGTTATAGTCTTCTGTTGATTCCTTTTCCTGTAATAGGAGGAAAGCACACACCATAAAAACACAATGCTACCGTACAAGAAAAGGGGACTAGCCAAAACATCAAACTGTTTGAATATCACTACACTAAAGCtttacttattaatttttttattccatgtcAGCAGCAAGGCTAAAGCAGagtaaataaagtcatacaatTAACAAGATGCTATAGAAGACATTAAAGgttattgttacatttaaggtactatggagaaaaaaaaaaaaaagtgatacatattttaaaaatacatcagttaaaggagaagttcacttccagaacaaagattcacagataatgtactcacccccttgtcatccaagatgttcatgtctttctttcttcagtcgtaaagaaattatgttttttgaggaaaacatttcagcatttttctccatataatggactgatctggtgccccaattttgaacttccaaaatgtagtttaaatgcagcttcaaacgatcccaaatgcggttgtaaacgatcccagccttatctagcgaaacgattggttactttcataaaaaaaatacaatttaaatactttttaatctcaaacgctcgtcttgcctgactctccctgaactctgtgtattctggctcaagacagttcgggtatgtcgaaaaactccaattgtattttcttcctcaacttcaaaaatcatttcaaaatcatcctacattgctgcagaagtaccgacacagtgtttacaaagtgaacatgcaaagaagatcaaacacccttaacaaaaaaggtaaaacagcgatataggacgattttgaagttgagggagaacatgagatgggagtttttccacatacactaactgtcatgaacctgaacaaaaacagttcaggcagagtaaggcaagactggataagacccttcttcctcgactggaatcgcttgaagctgcatttaaactgcattttggaagttcaaacctggggcaccatatcagtccattatatggagaaaaaagctgaaacgtttctttaaaataaaattgtttacgACTAAAGAACAAAAGACACGAACATGTTGGATGGCAAGGAGGCGAGTACactatctgtacatttttgttctggaagtggacttctccttcaaacAGATCTCTGAATAAAACTCTTGTCTATTTAGATTAAAAACAGTGCAGTCCAATAAAAACAAGGTTTAACAGTCATTGTAGTTTGACAAGGAAAGCATAAAGCTGGAGGTTCCTGCACTAATGCGAGGAGGTCTGTAGTTTACCTTGGAGAAGTAGCCGACTATATGGAAACCCTTTGAGTCGTACTCTGTCATAACATAGAAGAGGAATGGATCTGTGTCATAGTACAGGGTCTTGTGGTCCAGGAAGCATTTGGCcaataaacacaaattttgGGAATATGTCTGTACGGTGGGAGAACAGAAgacaaaaaaggtcaaatgttttttataatgtgCCTCACGACCCAATTTAAAATCACCATGTTCAGTTTGACCACACTAGCAGTAAATGAAGTGTTGAACAGCTTCTGTCTGATCACTCAGCTCTAAACATGAATCATTACTAAGTAAAGGTTACCCACCTTGTTTTTCCTGCCGTCAATTTCAAAAAAGGATATAGTTCCTTTACGATAGATCTCATTTCCTGGCGGGTGTCGAAGGTTGCATTTTGTCTGTAAATGTTATAGACAGGTGACATTTATCTGTGCAAATGTACACGACAAGACTCAAGCTTCTCATGTAAATGTTTCTGGGtcagaaaaaagataaatgcagcaggcaaataaaaataagcaaaaacaataaactgGTTCTATATGCGCacgtataatttttaaatagccaaccttaaaaatataatagtatagtataaatacaaatgtacatAATTAATCTTTGTTTTACTCATTGGAAAGCTCTTTACACTGAATTTAATATTAGACCTGTAACAAAATCAGTTTGTGTGCCTCAAAAACAAATAAGGAAATAAAACTGTGTTTGTCGCATGCAGTTTCACTGAGACAGAACTCATATACGATGCCGTCAGCATGTTGACTATTCAATCCAGCTCTTACCAGGTGCCTCTGTAGACACTTGAGGCTCTTGAGGTACTTGAGACAGAATTCACACAGGTAGAGGATGGGGAGCGTGGTGAGCTCCTGCGGGTACGGAGAGAAGTACCACGGCTTTAGCCTGTGCCGGCCCAGCTCAATGCAGTCGATGTTCTTCATTCGCGTGACGATGTCGTCGTGACTGCGGTCCGACACCAAACTGCCGGTCATGCGAGGGGCGGACGGGATGCCGTCAGAACTGTCCTGGGAATCCTGAGAGGGGAGAGCGGAATTAAGAGGGATGCTGGGACGCCGTCTAACAGCAGCAAATGAAAACAGTGGacatcctttgcatttaaaacaaatctcTGATCTTGATTATATGGTTAGGGAGAGCAATTACACTCTTGTATTCATTCCAGTAAATACCAGGAATTTCCCTCATCTTTTATTATTACTCAATGAGCTAACAAGAGACCTAGTGAATAAAATACCACACTAGCCTAAGTAAAACCGactcttgcatttaaagattcAATGGCTTTTTATCTAGATGTCTATAGTTTGAGCTGCACACGTTTGTCTAGAAGTCCTACGCCTCCACTGtaacagacacacacaataAAGGCAATGGGAAGTAAAGGAGCCGGACCTCTCCTGGCGGCAAATAGATGGTGGAGCAGCGAGGGTTGTTATTCTGGAACACCTTTACCATCTAACAGAAAAACACAAGTGGATGCAAAGCTTTGGGACATTTTACTTCAGAGTGGAGGAAAACAGGtgagagagaaaacaaaacaaaattcagCAAATTATGATCAGGGAATAGAAAACATCTTCCAGGTTTGGCGATTAGGGGACAATGCGACTTGTGGACTCAATTTTTCGTTTTATTCAAAagtctaaaaatgtattttttttttttatgcaaagcaaaaaagggctcacttttaattttttatattttttaatcaatttttaatCAATCAATCCGGACAGGATGTGCTAACCCTATGCCAGCTACTTCtaggcaaaaacaaacaaacaaacaaacaaacaaacaaacaaatgtgcaATGTTTGATtgtagaaattaattaaaaatatttgagtgTTAATCAAAACTTGggatttaatcattttagattttttttaaaaaaaggtgcaTAATGTTTACTAAGAAAACACCTGTAAATCGAGCTGCGGGCCCTACCTCGTCCGTCCCTCCACAATTTTTCCGTTTTCTCCCAGGCTGAGAAGGAATAAGACGACGTGTTGTGCCATTCTTCCAGAAGAAAAAGcaaagggtaaaaaaaaaaaaagaaaattaaatcagtattcaTTTTTcaagtcacattaaaaaaaaaaaaaaaaaaaaagctcttgaCATATTCTTCATGCTCTGATCAATAAATGGCAGTGACACATTTATGAGACAGATTTAACCAGCAGAACTTCAATCATCTGAGAGGATTTGTTTGTGGGGGTTTTTTTACTGTGGTGAGAGAGGTGAGCTGCTCATGTTCTTCTCTGGATTTAATGCTGAAGGTGGAGTCCCTCAGGGCCGGAAAGACGGACGCCTGACTTGCCTCTGCAGAACTTGGAAGCGAAGGCACTGGAGTGGCTGCGGTCACTTGTGTGGCCAAAGACACAGACTCTGCTTTTCTCTTCTGAAAGAGCAATCAGAAAGACGGATAACTTTTTCATCAGCATAGGAAATGAAGCACAACATtcaacaaaaatcataattactaTGCTAGGGTGTTGTAGGTAGTTGGTAGGCTGTTCCTATATGTTATTCTAAGGTGTGACGAGTgggttttagcatgttgctaggtcGTTCTGTTTCTTAGTGGCCCATATCAAAAATTCCCACAACAAATCTACTTGATTTTTTGGTCTCTAGATGTGGCTTGGGTCTCTCCTTCAGTCTGTGGGGTTTGTTCAAATCCCCAACCCCAACtctaattaataacaataatcacCACTATCAGCTGATGATTAATACGGATAATAAACAGAGTGAACTCCAGCCACTTACCTCACATTATAAAATGGAGATAATGAGTTTGTTTGTAATGACAGATGAGaatatataatgttatgaaAAATATGGAAAATGCTTTCAtattcactaccagtcaaaatatggatttgtaaccatttttgaaagatgtctcttataatattaaaatacaaaatgcaaataACTCCTGTGATGCCAAAACTGATGATCAGGGTGACGTGatatttcagaaatcaatctaatagaTTGCTGATTTGCTGgacaagaaatatttcttattagcATCAATGCTGAAAAGTGTTTGGGGaagacttttattcagcaaagatgcaatAACTGTGTGATGTGTAATGATTCCAAACATTTCACTAGTAGTAAACATGCATACTGGAAAAGAGCACTGAATAGATTTACTTCagttttggaagaaaaaaaacaaacaaacaaaaaaaacatctgcaaCAAATACTATGAACTGAAACAGATACTATGAATGTATTTTACATACAGTGCTGTGTATAGTTTGGCAGCTGTTTAGAATAACATCTGATTATAAGGACAGATcaacccaaaatgaaaactctcATCTTTTacactcatgttgtttcaaacctttaaGACATACTTTTTTCTGCAGAACATTTCTTGAAGAAAACACAAGCCAACATTTTGAAAACAACTgaaggtttggaacagcatgaggtgAGAACTGATGACAATTCTCATTTCTTGCTGAACTAATCCTATAACAACACCAACATTACCATCACATAAATGTTCAAGCCGCTCGCCAAACGGCAACGGAAATTGAGACGAGGCAAAAATTGCACCCCTCACACTTGTTGCAAAGTGTgatgtaagatttttaatattttttaagtgaATTTAGCCCATTGATTGAAAGCTCTTTCTGGACAGATTGCCTTTTATTCGTGTACAATGGGCGGGTTTGTCTGTACCGGTGTGGGGAGGGTTTTGCCTCTTGAAGGAGCTGAAGCGGACTGAACGTTGAGATCTAGACTCTTCCTCTGAATTTGAACAGAAAGGAAGAGAGATTGGTAAAGGTTTACATGGCACACAAACAACTCTTTGTGACACAACGTTTCAAAATGAAGGTCAACCACTGAGGTGGAGGTGCGTAACACATAATTAAAGAAAACCGAGCGCTGCAGGCAGATTTGAAATAAGCAGGAAAAGACATTCTTACCACGTCTCTCTCCGGGGAGCTGGGACGGGACCCCGGCAGGCCGTTCTTCGTCGGGGTCTTCGCCTCCTTCTTGGGAAACTGGAGCTTCTTCAAGTCCAGGCGGTCTGGAGTCACCCATTCATCCAGCCGCTTATTgacttcacaaaaaaataaaacagattacgTAAATATATTCCTCTACAGCTAGCAAAAAGGGTGAACAAAACATATTGTATTTGTGATACGTAAAACATGTGTAAAAGCAAATGGTTCATACTCACAGTCAATATAGTGAACATAATAAAGCTTTCTCCCAGGAATGTCTTTGACACTGAGAATTTCAGCCAACGCTTTGAAGGAATAAAAGGATAAATGAACATTCAGACAGCTGAAAGTCAATATAACTTAACTTATAATCTTAACTTAATGAggaattaaaatgcattatgtgTAAACATTATGAGAAGAGCACAGAAAACACCTTTGCCACTAAGAATTAAATGGAGTATAGTATTTTGGATGTGCACCATGGGAGCTCTACTGTAACTGAAGCATCTTGGGACGCATAAACCACACAGTGGTGCATCCACATGATGTTCATTCAGCTCACACACAGCGCAGCAGCACTAACGCCGTCACTGCGCCGCCACACGCGCTACAACCAGCGACTCACGTCCGAAAAGGTGATTAAGGTGAGAAAACAGTCCCTCACTAAACGAACAGGCAGAGCGATTTTCACTGACACTGGAGCGAGCGAGTGTGATGACCAGTGAGCGCAGCCGCGAGTCTTTTGTTTACATTCACACTTACGCCACTCGTCTTCATTTTCTTGGTTTTCGCAGCACAGGAAGCCGGCAGCCTTCGATGATCTCAACCTATGGGGAGACAATGCCTTCATGAACCACAGCGACCAATGTCAACAGCGCGAATGCGTTTTAAAACATCATTCAGACTACAATAATACACATAGACTGCGAGCTGCTTACCGAGGAGTCCGCCATCTTGATCACAGAACGCCTCCAGCGCACAGAGTTGTGGGTAAAGAGAGAACGCCGGCTTGTTGCAGCAGGGGGCGCTGCACGGCGCTCAAAGCTCGAGCCCTGCTCGATCCGCCGAGCTGCGATCAAATCTAACGACGTGTTCACTCCAGACATCTGTGTGCTAAAATTATATCATCATTTAACGTATTAAATTAacgtttaaaaataatataaataaataaaataataatagtaataaaaaccttttaatcttcacaaaatgtttttaaatgcagtgaTCAAAAACGACTGTGATTGGTCCATCGTAACCACCGCGGTAAAAAGTAGTACGTATCACGTGACACACGCAGCGCTGTCGCGAATCCCGTCAGTTAAGGAGAGTAAACACTGCGCCAGATCTTCATGCGTCATTATCGTGTTTGAATAGAATTGTTGATGATTTGATTCCATGCTGCATTGTTCCATTTCTCTGAAACTCACCCCAGAACAGCTGTCATCAGTAGTAACAGGTCTGTGTCTGTCTGGCATTCATTATAATTACATGTCAAGCAATCAAGTtggaaatattatatttaagtaaacaaaacaaatcaattacACTGTGCACAGTAAACTCTAATAACGGAATCTGAATGATGAACTGATGCAGCGCAATTTTATTGTTAGATTAGTAAAATCTTTTGGCCTTCAGGAGGGAAAAAATCGAAATTGGCAAAAAGCACTTTTCATATTCTTTTCTAAAGATGGTAAAGAGGGTCccatggcttttttttttttatcatatttttaaaaacaaacatttaattatatctGCTAAACACTCCTACAGTTGTATCACTCTTGTgacattgtttaaaataattacaaggTTTAAAAAGATTAGATTTTtcaatgaaaaatgtaattgcatttaattatttactttaatgattttattagtattaatagtTGTCATTATAAGAATTTTCCTCTTGTTTTAACATATATGGGTAAAGACGATGAGTGCCCCAGCAAATGTTTTACCAGAAAATGTGGACTTAATAAAGTTTCTGATCTTCCTGAAGCTGATTATGATCTGTTTCTCTGAAGGGCTTCGTTCTCAGAACCCGAGTCTACAGCGTCCTTGTTCGCATCATGAAGA
Encoded here:
- the kat5b gene encoding LOW QUALITY PROTEIN: histone acetyltransferase KAT5b (The sequence of the model RefSeq protein was modified relative to this genomic sequence to represent the inferred CDS: inserted 2 bases in 1 codon) encodes the protein MADSSVEIIEGCRLPVLRXNQENEDEWPLAEILSVKDIPGRKLYYVHYIDFNKRLDEWVTPDRLDLKKLQFPKKEAKTPTKNGLPGSRPSSPERDVRKSLDLNVQSASAPSRGKTLPTPKRKAESVSLATQVTAATPVPSLPSSAEASQASVFPALRDSTFSIKSREEHEQLTSLTTNGTTRRLIPSQPGRKRKNCGGTDEMVKVFQNNNPRCSTIYLPPGEDSQDSSDGIPSAPRMTGSLVSDRSHDDIVTRMKNIDCIELGRHRLKPWYFSPYPQELTTLPILYLCEFCLKYLKSLKCLQRHLTKCNLRHPPGNEIYRKGTISFFEIDGRKNKTYSQNLCLLAKCFLDHKTLYYDTDPFLFYVMTEYDSKGFHIVGYFSKEKESTEDYNVACILTLPPYQRRGYGKLLIEFSYELSKVEGKTGTPEKPLSDLGLLSYRSYWSQTILEILMNLKSENGERPQITINEISEITSVKKEDVISTLQYLNLINYYKGQYILTLSEDIVDGHERAMQKRHLRIDPKCLHFTPKDWSKRGKW